The proteins below are encoded in one region of Lactuca sativa cultivar Salinas chromosome 3, Lsat_Salinas_v11, whole genome shotgun sequence:
- the LOC111898517 gene encoding uncharacterized protein LOC111898517 encodes MKPARLLSTNLSRPILFRTPQLGSKVNWVYGCFRPPGVTFPVACMATSSTRDTHLPTSPSNITEVGSSGTLHASPSQGKSERWEAIIEKVIYSCRFFTLLAVSGSLIGSILCFIKGCAFVVSSFQEYFVNHGKGIFMLVDAIDVYLLGTVMLVFGMGLYELFISNLDIAQSSSEEMPTNKSNLFGLFVLKERPKWLEIKSVNALKTKLGHVIVMLLLIGLFEKSKKAAILTPTDLLCFSGCVLLSSCCLYLLSKLH; translated from the exons ATGAAACCTGCTAGATTACTAAGCACCAATCTTTCAAGACCAATTCTTTTCAGAACACCGCAATTGGGTTCAAAGGTGAATTGGGTCTACGGCTGTTTCCGGCCTCCTGGTGTTACTTTTCCGGTGGCATGTATGGCCACTAGCTCCACACGTGATACCCATTTGCCGACTTCGCCGTCAAATATCACCGAGGTTGGTTCTTCCGGCACGCTTCATGCCTCACCGTCGCAGGGGAAGTCCGAGCGTTGGGAGGCCATCATAGAGAAG GTTATTTACAGTTGCCGGTTCTTCACTCTTTTAGCAGTTTCGGGATCTTTGATTGGATCAATCCTGTGTTTCATAAAG GGTTGTGCATTTGTTGTCTCATCATTCCAAGAATACTTTGTGAATCATGGGAAAGGGATCTTCATGCTTGTGGATGCTATTG aTGTGTATCTTCTGGGAACAGTCATGTTAGTTTTTGGCATGGGTCTCTACGAACTTTTTATCAGCAATCTTGATATTGCACAATCATCATCGGAGGAAATGCCTACAAACAAATCTAATCTCTTCGGCTTATTTGTTCTAAAG GAAAGGCCAAAATGGTTGGAAATAAAATCCGTTAACGCGCTCAAAACAAAGCTTGGGCATGTGATAGTGATGCTTTTGCTGATTGGGTTGTTTGAAAAGAGTAAGAAAGCAGCCATACTAACCCCAACAGACTTACTATGTTTCTCAGGCTGTGTGCTACTTTCTTCTTGCTGCTTGTATTTGCTTTCAAAGCTTCACTAG